The genomic DNA ACAGGAAATAACAAGTAAAAGCGTTGGTCGAGCGGTGCCGCTGGGAGTTTGCCGCCTATCCTAGTCTCGTACCCCGCGAGGCCCAAACGTCATCAACAATCCCATCTTCCAACGGGCACCATCCAGACATGACAACACCTTCGGCGGTTATCTCACTCGGTTGGAACCACCATTGACGAGAGGTTGTTGTCGCCTGGAGACCATTTCGGCCGTGACTGTGGCGCGCGGCCAGTTTCGGGCTGTGGCGGAGCGGAGCCGGCCTTCGCAGTCAACAGAGCAAGGAGGCCATATGTCGGATCATGGCGAGCCGAATGTGAATCGGCGCGAGGTGATGGTCGGTGCTGGGGCCTGTGCGGCGCTCGCGGCGGCGCCGTCGGTGAGGGCGCAACCCGCCCCGGGTGGGACGCCGGTGATGACACAGGTTTCGTTCAACGTGAACGGGCAGGTTCGCACGCTCGAGCTCGACACCCGTACGACGCTCCTCGACGCTCTCCGGGAGCACCTTCATCTCACGGGCACCAAGAAGGGCTGCGATCACGGCCAATGTGGAGCTTGCACGGTCGTGGTCGATGGGCGGCGGATCAATTCCTGTCTGACTCTCGCCGTGATGCACCAGGGCAGCGCGGTCACGTCGATCGAGGGGCTCGGCACGCCGGATGACCTGCATCCGATGCAGGCGGCGTTCGTCAAGCACGACGGCTATCAGTGCGGCTACTGCACGCCCGGACAGATATGCTCGGCCGTGGCGGTGCTGGACGAAATCAAAGCCGGGATTCCGAGCCATGTCACGGCCGATCTCACCGCCCCGGTGCAGCTCAGCGAGGCCGAGCTCCGCGAACGAATGAGCGGCAATCTCTGCCGGTGCGGCGCTTACTCCAACATCGTCGAGGCCATCGTCGAGGTCGCCGGGAGGCAGGGATGAGAGCTTTCACATATGAGCGCGCCAATGCGCCCATCGAGGCAGCTGCCGCCGTCGCACGCATGCCCGGCGCGAAGTTCATCGCGGGCGGCACGAATCTGCTCGACCTGATGAAACTGCAGATCGAGACCCCCACCCACCTCGTCGATGTGAACGGTCTGAAGCTCGACGCCATCGAGCCAACCCCGGATGGCGGGCTTCGCATCGGCGCGCTCGTCCGTAACACCGACCTTGCCGCCGATGAGCGCGTCCGACGCGACTACGGTGTCCTGTCACGGGCGCTGCTCGCTGGCGCGTCCGGCCAGTTGCGCAACCGGGCCACGACGGCAGGGAACCTTCTCCAGCGCACCCGCTGCCCCTACTTCTATGACACCGATCAGCCTTGCAACAAACGACAGCCCGGCAGCGGCTGCTCGGCCATTGGCGGGTTCAGCCGACAGCTCGGCATCATTGGGGTGAGCGATGCCTGCATCGCCACCAACCCGAGCGACATGGCGGTAGCCATGCGGGCGCTCGACGCGACGGTCGAGACCGTGCGGCCCGACGGCGCTATCCGGACGATCCCGATTGCTGAGTTTCACCGCCTGCCCGACGACACCCCCCACGTGGAGACGGCGCTGGAGCCGGGTGAGCTCATCACGGCACTGACCTTGCCACCGCCCATCGGCGGCCGGCAGATCTACCGCAAGGTGCGAGACCGCGCATCTTACGCCTTTGCTCTCGTCGCGGTGGCGGCGATCATTCAGCAGGACGGCACAGGACGCGTTGCTGTGGGCGGCGTGGCGCATAAACCTTGGCGGATCGAAGAGGCCGAATCCGATCTGCCGCGCGGACCCAAGATTGTGACTGAACAGCTGCTCGCCGATGCCAAGCCGACCCATGACAACGCATTCAAGGTATCCCTGGTCGAGCGCACGCTCGGCGCGGTACTCTCAGAAGCGAGGAGCTGAGACATGCGGTTCGACACTCCCGCCGACACCAACCCGATCGACCAGCTCAAGGTCGTCGGACGGCCCACCGACAGGATCGATGGGCGATACAAGACGACCGGCAAGGCGCCCTACGCCTACGAGCGGCACGATGTCGTGCCAGGCCAAGCCTATGGCTTCGTGCTGGGTTCTGCGATCGCCAAAGGCCGCATTGTTGCCATGCATCTGGGGGAGGCCAAGATCGCGCCAGGCGTTCTGGCGATCGTGACGACGCTCGACATGCCCCGATTGGAGCGCGGCAAGATGAATGCCGCCTACCTGTTCGGCGGACCGGTCGTTCAGCATTACCACCAAGCAATCGCCGTGGTGGTCGCGGAGACCTTCGAGCAGGCCCGCGCCGCAGCCTACCTGATCCGCGTCGACTACCAGCCCGAGATGGGCAAGTTCGACCTTGCCGCGGAGGCGCCACACGCCCCGCTCATTGGGGACGACAGTGGTGAGGGAAGCAGCGGACCTCCTGAAGCCCGTGTTGGCAACTTCGAGGATGCTTTCGCGGCAGCGGCAGTGAAGCTCGACGAGACTTACACGACGCCCGACGAGAGCCACGCCATGATGGAACCACACGCCACCATCGCAGCATGGGACGGCGATCGGCTGACCCTCTGGACATCGAGCCAGATGATCGCCTGGGGCAAAGGCAGCATTGCGAAAATCCTCGGCATCAGCGCAGAGAACGTTCGGCTCGACTCGCCCTATATCGGCGGTGGCTTCGGAGCGAAGCTATTCATTCGGGCCGATGCCGTGCTGGCAGCGCTTGGTGCCAGAGCGGCGCGAAGACCCGTCAAGCTGGCACTCACCCGCCCGCTCGTCGCCAACAACACCACCCATCGGCCTGCCACGATCCAGCGCATCCGCATCGGCGCGAATCGTGACGGCACGATTACGGCAATCGCGCATGAGAGCACCTCCGGCAATCTGGCTGAGGGCAAGCCCGAGACGGCAGTATCCCAAACAAGGCTCCTCTACGCGGGCGCAAACCGCCTGACGGCGATGCGGCTCGCTGCGCTCGATCTTCCAGAAGGCAATGCGATGCGCGCACCGGGCGAGGCGCCCGGCATGATGGCGCTTGAGGTCGCCATGGACGAGATGGCGGAAAGGCTCGGCCTGGATCCGATCGACTTTCGGATCCTGAACGACACTCAGGTCGATCCAGAGAAACTCGACCGTCGCTTCTCGCATCGCGATCTCGTGGGCTGCCTTCGCCTTGGCGCCGAGCGCTTTGGTTGGGATATGCGCAATCCCCGACCTGCTCAGGTGCGGGACGGACGCTGGCTCGTCGGATTGGGCGTAGCGGCAGGCTTCCGCAACAATCTCCTGACAAAGTCCGCAGCGCGGGTCCGGCTCGACAGCCAGGGAGGGGTCACGGTCGAGACCGACATGACCGACATCGGGACCGGTTCCTACACCATCATTGCCCAGACGGCGGCCGAAATGATGGGCATAGCCTTGGACAAGGTGACCGTCCGGCTCGGTGACTCGGCTTTCCCGGCTTCCGCCGGCTCCGGGGGCCAGTGGGGCGCGAACAACTCGACCGCCGGTGTCTACGCGGCCTGTGTCAAACTGCGCGAAGCCGTCGCGCAGCAGCTCGGCTTCAATGCCGCCGATGCCGTATTCTCGGACGGAGACGTGCGATCGGGCAACCGCAGCGTGCCGCTTGCCGAGGCTGCACGCGCGGGCGAGCTTGTCGCGGAAGACGCCATCGAGTACGGCGATCTCGCTAAAACACACCAGCAGTCGACTTTCGCGGCTCATTTTGTTGAGGTCGGGGTTGACGCAGCGACGGGAGAGGTTCGGATCCGGCGTATGCTCGCGGTGTGCGCGGCTGGGCGCATTCTCAACCCGAAATCCGCGAGGAGCCAAGTGATCGGCGCGATGACCATGGGAGCCGGGGCGGCTTTGATGGAGGAACTGGCCGTCGATAAGCGGCGAGGTTTCTTTGTCAACCACGACCTTGCGAGCTACGAGGTCCCGGTTCATGCCGACATCCCGCGCCAGGAAGTCGTCTTTCTCGATGAGGTTGACCCGATGTCCTCACCGATGAAGGCCAAGGGCGTCGCTGAGCTTGGCATCTGCGGCGTCGGAGCGGCGGTCGCGAACGCGGTTTACAATGCCACCGGCATCCGCGTGCGTGACTATCCGCTCACGCTCGACAAGCTCATCGATCGCCTGCCCGAGGCTGTCTGAGACGCGCTTCACGCCTTGGCGCCAATCTTGTAGACTCCGCGCCATTGCAGACGGATCTTTCGATACTCTCTTCTTGGAAAGAGTGCATCGTGCAAAAGACCGGATCCACTTTTTCGCACGATGCGCTAGCAAACGGGTTAGGGGCGGGCTCATCAGGAAACTCGTCGTGACCCTTGCGTTTCTTGCTCTGGACCGGCCCTTGCGCCGCGACCTTGACGACGCCCTATAGGAGCAGCGACTTCCATTTCTGTCGGTTTCGGCAGGCACATTCAATTCAAACCTGGACTTCGAGCGCTGTCACTGACGCTTTTGGGAAACGCCAGGCAATCGTTCCATTCTCGACCGGCACCGAACATGTCTCCACGTCAAACACATTCAGAGCAGTGGTATCGATTGCAGTCGATAGATCATCAGGCGCAATTTGATGAGCTACGGCAGATCTGGGCTGATCCCCAATCACAGTAAGCTCGGCCTTTGTTGCACTTTGCAGGTCGGTGTTGACTACATGCAGATAAAGAGTCTGGCCGCTTCGGCTCGCTGTCACATCCAGTGTTGATCCCTCGCTTGTCACATTGAGGGCGGCGTCGCCACCGTACTTTCTGAAAAGCCGCATCACGTGTCCGACTGGGAGCAGATAGGGAGACTCTCGGGGGGAGCCAAGCATCACCGTATTGACCAACCAAGATACCCCCACGAAATCAGCCAACGTCGCAATATCAACGAAGTCCGCGTTGCGTTCATAAAGGTTCAGGACCCTAGCGTGGTAGAGAGCTGAAATCCATTCGCGAAGGATTTCACATTTGTTGCATGGCTGGAGGGAGAGATGCCCCTCCGTGATCGCCACGCGTTGTGAAGCGTCTATTGCCTGGATGACGTTTCGAGCTTCGGTGAGTTTGCGATCAACCTTATCATACATCGAACAAAGCTCGGTCCAGCTTGCTTGATAATCGTTCCGATACTCACGCCCTCTCAAAACCGTATTTGGACTGTCTGGCTTCTGGTGCATCATGTGAAGTGCCACCAAGTCGACAAGATCTCCAGATTCGCGCAGGAGATCCTCCGCCCACCACTTGTCGGTATCGCTCTCCTGATCTCCCCAACCGATAAGCCGGATTGAGCTATCAGCAGACCGCATGGCTTCGGCAAAACTTCTGTATTCACGAGCATTTTCTGCGCTGCTGAAGCGATGGCCTGCCTTTGGATAGGACGTCTCGTTGCCAATCTGCCAGAACTTGACCCGCCACGGCTCAGTCCGGCCGTTTGTCCGGCGCTCGCTGTGATCTGGATTATTGCAGTAGTGGACAAGATCCGCCGCGTCTCGGGCAGTTCCCATCCTCCTCTCCCCACGGATCGTGTTGACGTATTCGGGCCGACCGTCACTCGCAAAATTGACAGCAATGATAGGCTCGGCTCCCAACTCCTCACACAAACCAAGAATTTCGTGAATCCCAACTCGGTTCGGCTGCACGCCTCCCCAGCGGTAATTGAACATGGGTTTCCGGCACGCGCTGGGACCGACGCCCTCTTGCCATCTCCAATAACTGGTCAGGATCCCACCCCACCGTATGGCACCAGGAGCCATGTCGCGGACTGTTGCAACGAAGTCTCTGCGCCACTCGTCAGTGTTATAGTCCCAGGCAGCCTCGACCGAGGCATCGGTGGTACCGAGAGGCTCCATGAATTGCATGTAAAGGCGCGGCGAGACAGAGAATGTCGGAGTAGGGTCAACTGTAATCCGAGGCATGGCATACTCCTGGAATTATCTGACCCCAGCTTTCGGGCGCATGGCCCTGATGATCCAGCATTGCGCCACGAGAAACAGAAGGATCGCTTGCAAACCCCTTAGTAACTCAATTCGGTCTGCGCCTCCGGCAAGTTTCGAAGGCGAACGATGTTAACGGGCCGTTCTTTCGATTGTTCGGTGATCCTGATCTGAGTTCGGCGGTACCTGGCTTATGACTTGATCCGAGTGGGATTGAGACGGTTCACTTGATGCGCAAAGGACAGGCGAAATACGCCCGTGGGTCACAATCATCCCTCGCCGGGCAGTTCAAGCTCGTGGCTGCGCGAGGCCTGCAGGGAGAATGACCCTCCTTCTGTCCGCATCCAAAATTAGCGACGGAGTCCGCTCCTCGGATTATTTCGTCTGGGGCGTGGCACCAGTTCTAGGTCGCTTGGGATCGGCTAGGCGCCGGGAAACCTCTAAGGCAACTTGGTCGAGTTCCTGAATGCAATCCTGCAGGATTTGGGAAGGCCGTGGCGTAAGCGGGAAAAGCAAAAGGGTCCTAAAGTGCACAGCTGGCGCGAATGGCTTCAGAATGAGACCATTGTTCACATAAACCTCTGCTGTCAAAGGATTAACGAGTCCGCATCCGAGCCTGGCGTGGACCATCGAGCAGACAGTCGAGGAAAAAGGCGTTTCGAGGACGACCCGCGTTTGGACGCTGGCTGCAGCAAGAATGGCGTCAGCTTCTCGTCGTGTCGTATCCTCTGGCGCCAGTGCGATGAACTCCTCGCCGTGCAGATGATCCGGCGTCACAATGTCGACATTCTCCAGGCGGTGCCCTGGGTATATCGCGAGACATGCTCTACACGTCATAAATGGTCGGGCGATTACACCGGTTACATCCACCTCGTCTGCTGCGATCCCAAGGTCGAACTGCCCTGAAGCGATCAGGTCGCGGATGGTCGCCGAAAGATGCGCCTGGAGCGTGATAGCGACCTGTGGATGCCTGTTCCGGAACTGGCGAAGGGCCTGCGGGACAATGTTGGTGCTCAACGCCGACAGGCTTGCAATTCGGATTTCGCCGGAGCCGAAGTCACGTATTCTGGCAGCTGCCGTGCGCAAGTGTGCCATCCCGAGGAAGGACGCCTCGACCTCCCGCTGAAAGAGCTTGCCCTCCGGGGTCGGGATCATTCGGCCCTTGAGCCTTTCGAAGAGCGGAAACCCGATAGACCGCTCCAGTTCCTGAATTGCCTTGCTGACGGCCGGCTGCGAGATCCGGAGAACCTCTGCGGCCCGCGATGCTGTACCGGCCGTCATAACGGCGTGAAACACGTCGATCTGTCGTTGGTTCATGGTTATTCCATTTCAAAGCTGAGCCCTATAACCGGGGAGAATAGACTGCCGCAATTATCATATTGGACGGAATAAGGCAGCTATGGTCTAGTTTTGGCTCAGCAAGGATAACGTGTATGAGCGATTGGACCGATTGTGTGATTTCGTCAGAAGCAAGCCGCGATGGCTTCGCGAGTTTGGGAATCCCGGTTTATCGAGCCTCCACCATCCCTTTTCCTGACGCCAAGAGCTACCAGGCCCGCCACGAGCGTGGGGAGGATGGGTATAGCTATGGCTTGTCGGGCACGCCGACGTCTCGCTCGCTCGCACAGAAGATTACGGCTCTTCAACAAGGGCTTCGGACATTTCTCGTCCCATCCGGACAGGCAGCTATTACGGTTTCCATTCTGTCATTCGTTCAGGCTGGAGATCGTATTCTCATCGCCGATACGGTCTATCCGCCCCTGCGCGACTTTGCGGAGCGTGACCTGCGTCGCCTTGGAATCGATATCACATTCTACGACCCCATGGCTCCTGACGGCCTGGAGCGGATCATATGCGATAAGACCCGGCTGATCTGGGCCGAGTCACCGGGCTCCACGACGATGGAGGTTCAGGATATGGCTCGCCTTGCAGACATCGCCCACCGGCATGGAGCCTTACTTGCGTGTGACAACACTTGGGCAACCCCGTTGTACTTCAAGCCGCTCGCCCATGGTGCCGACATTGTCGTCGAAGCACTGACAAAATATTTTTCTGGTCACTCCGATGTCCTGATGGGTTCAATCACGGTTCGCGACCAGGCCGCAGCCGCAGCCATCAAGGGAAAACTCAGCCGTCTTGGCATTGGAGTATCGCCTGACGATTGCTCGTTGGTTCTGCGTGGAATGGAGACGATGCCTATCCGGCTCCAATACTCGTCCGACATCACGAAGCGCTTGCTCTCATCGATCGTCGAACAACCTTCTGTCGATCGAATTCTCTACCCTGCTTTGAGCACATGCCCGGGTCACGAAATCTGGAAACGCGACTTCAAAGGTGCAAGCAGTGTTTTCGGGATCGTCTTTACATCCGATGCAACACCACGCGTCTTCGCGGCGCTCGATGAACTCAAAGTATTTGTAATCGGCGCGTCGTGGGGCGGGACGCGGAGCCTGGTCGCTCCGATGCCTGTCAAGGCAAACCGCACGGCGAAGCCCTGGAACGGGGAGGACCTCGTCCTGCGCGTCAGTATCGGCGTGGAATCGTTCGCCGATCTTCGGGATGATCTCGACCGGTTCTTCAACTATCTGAACCGGCGCTCTATAGCGGCCATTCAGGCTACTCAGTCCACTTGAGAAACCACGTTCAGATAGTCACGCAACAAACAGAGGGAAATGTGATGCTGAAGATGACGAGAAGAGTATCGATCAAGGCGAGCCTCGCAGCAGCCGCGCTCATGGCGCTTGGGATCGGGCCCGCAGCGCATGCGGAGTCGGGAGCGAAGGATCGCCTAGCGTCAGGAAAGGTGACCATCGGGATCCATAACCGGGCACCTTGGGGTTTTCGCAGCAGCACTGGCGAAGTAGCTGGGTATCATCCGGATCTCGTTAAGGCGGCTCTCGAACCGCTCGGCATCAAGGAAATTAACTTCGTCATTACCGAGTTCGGCGCCCTTATTCCGGGCCTGAACGCCAACCGGTTTGACATGATTGCATCCGGCATTGCCATTACTCCGAAGCGTTGCCAGGAAGTGATCTTCAGTGAACCGGATCTAGCGGTCGGCGACGGCCTCATCGTGAAGCAGGGTAACCCGCAGAACATCCACAGCTATGCCGATTTCGCAAAGAACTCGAAGCTCCGGCTTGCTGGCGGAAGAGGCACGGAGAACACCAAGAACGCCATTGCCGCAGGTGTTCCTGAGGACCAGATTCTGCAACTGCATGAAACGACGGACTTGGTCTCGGCGGTGATCGGCGGCCGCGCCGATGCTGCGACACTTTCCGCCCCGAGCGTGGTTTCGTTTCTTCAGGACAAGAACGTCAAGGGTCTTGAAAGGGCAACGCCGTTCACCGGCCTGATGAAAGAGGACGGCCGGCCTGCGGCAATGTACACGGCAATCGCGTTCCGCAGCGACGATGCCGCCCTTCGGGATCTTTTCAACGAGAGGCTCGCAAAGCTGAAGGCCGATGGCACGGTACGAAAGATTATGGAGACCTATGGCTTCACCGACGCCGAGCTGGCTCCTGACATCAAGACCGCAGACGTCTGTAAGGGATAATATGCTCTGGTAACCAATGAGGATGCCTTAGAATGAGCTTTGCCGACATCCTGGTTGGTATCTTTGAAGGGTTCGGCGTCACGGCCTCCGTCACTATGTGGGGAATGGCCTACGCCGTACCTTTTGCCCTCGTGTTTGGAATCCTGCAGCATTTCACGAGGGGACCGACACGCTTGGCTGTGACTTCGGTCATCGAGTTCTGGCGCAGCTCGCCGGTCATCGTCCTGCTGTTCGTCTTCTATTATACACTTCCAACTATTGGAATCACGCTGTCCGGGATCACCGTGGCTGCCATGGCTCTCGGCCTCAATATCGGCGGTTATGGCAGTCAGGCGGTTCGAGCTGCGCTTCAATCTCTCGACCCCGGGCAGGTTGAGGCCGGAAAGGCACTTGGTCTGCGCCGTCTTCACATTCTGATCCTGATAGAGCTGCCGCAGGCGTTCAAGGCGATGACGCCGACCTTCATCAATCAGTTCATTCAGCTCATTAAGGGAACCGCTTTGGTTTCGCTTATTACACTGACCGACATGACCTTTCGCGCAAAGGAGATCTCACAGCTGCAATATGACCCGGTTGGGACATATACGGCGCTCCTCGTGGCATACTTCATTGTTTGCTACCCGGCCACGATCTTCGGTCGCTGGGTCGAGAAGCGCGTAGCGATTAGCGAAAGGAACCAAGGTGAAATTTAACCTCGCCTTCGCGATCGAAAGTCTGCCGCTCATTCTCTCCGCCTTATGGACGACGGTCTGGGTCACAGTGGCAAGCTGCGCTGGCGCAGCACTGTTGGGGTTCCTTTGGGAGATCGCACGTCGTTCCAGTCGGCCGCTGTCCTACGTCATGCGGTTTGTGATCGATTTCATCCGCTCCACGCCCCTTCTGGTGCAACTCTATTTCCTCTATTTTGTGTTGCCCTTCTACGGTGTCACCCTTCCGTCGTTCGTCGTGGGGATCGTGGGCTTGAGCGTCTATTACAGTGGTTACCTGGCCGAAGTCTTCAAGGCCGGTATTGACGGCATTCCCGTTGGCCAGTTCGAGGCAGCTCAGTCACTTGGTCTCAAGCGCCTGGACATCGTTGCCTTTGTCATAGCGCCGCAGATGCTGCGCAACATCGCGGCTCCCATGGGAAACTACTTTGTATCGGTTCTGAAGGCGACACCGTACCTAGCGATCATTGCTGTGCCCGAGATGCTCGGGGAAGCCATGGAGATTGCGTCGGACACGTTCCGGTATGCCGAGCCCATGCTGACCGTCGGTGTTGTCTTCCTTGTCCTCGCCGTAGCGGTGGCCCAACTGGTCCGGCTCATGGAGATGCGTCTCCTGAAGTCCGCAAGACGTTGAAGGAACTCCTAGTATGCAGATCGATGCCGCGGTCAGTCCTCGCTCTGACGTTCATGGGTCGGAGGCCGCCATAGAAATCATTGCCCTGAACAAGTGGTATGGGTCGTTCCATGTCCTCAAGGACGTTGATCTTCAGGTTGAGAGCGGCCGGCAAATCGTTATTTGCGGGCCCTCGGGCTCTGGGAAATCCACACTGATCCGCTGCATCAACCAGCTAGAGCGGCACCAGCGGGGACAGATCTTCATTCACGGTTCCGAGGTAGACCCGAACACATGGGCGCTACACGACCTGCGCCGCGACGTGGGTATGGTCTTTCAACACTTCAATCTCTTTCCTCACCTGACTGTGCTTCAGAACTGCACATTGGCAATGCGCCGGGCCCGGGGCATGACTCGCCACGAAGCAGAAGAGATTGCACGTCACTATCTGGAGCGGGTCCGGATCCCAGAGCAGATAGGAAAGTATCCGAGCCAGCTTTCAGGGGGGCAGCAGCAACGTGTCGCTATCGCGCGGGCTCTGTGCATGCGCCCGAAAGTCATGCTCTTTGACGAGCCGACCTCAGCCCTTGATCCTGAAATGATCAATGAAGTGCTCGATGTCATGACCGAACTCGCCAGTGACGGCATGACCATGCTGTGCGTGACCCATGAGATGGCGTTCGCCCGGAAGGTAGCCGATGCCATTGTCTTCATGGATGGGGGACGCATCGTCGAGCAGGCGTCACCATCGGATTTCTTCACTAATCCAAAGAACGAGCGGACGAGGACATTCCTTCGGCAGATCCTCTGAAGCGCCGATCACGAAGACCTTTCATAGCTCCGGCCCGAGGAGATCACACCGTGCCTACCACTAGTAGAATCTGGACCACCGTTGATTTCGAACAGGATGGGAGGCAGTCCGACTATCTGCGGTTACCCTTCTCCTCGGACATATCCGCCTATGGTTGGCTTCCCATCCCCCTGCTGTGTATCCGGAACGGGTCTGGTCCGACGATCCTCCTTACCGCAGGTAACCATGGAGACGAGTACGAAGGCCAGATCGCGTTGATCAGGCTCGCTCAGGAGATTGCCCCGTCCGACGTCAACGGGCGGATCATTATTCTGCCGGCGTTGAACTACCCCGCCGTGGCAGCAGGCCGCCGCGTCTCACCGATCGACGAGGGGAACCTCAATCGTCTCTTTCCGGGACGGTCTGATGGCTCGCCGACGGAAATGCTTGCGCACTATATCGATGACGTCCTCTTCCCAATGGCGGACGTGGTTATCGACCTGCATTCCGGTGGCCGCTCTCTCGATTACCTGCCGCTTGCGCTCGCGCGGCCCGGCCTAACAGCCCCGAACCAGAGGGCGGTAAGGGAGTTGCTGGCTGCATTTGGCGCACCGGTCAGCGTACTGACGGACGGCGATGGAGGCGGTGGATCTACCACACTCTACGCAGCAGCTGAGAAGCGTGGAATACCCGCCCTAACAACGGAACTCGGCGGAGGAGCAACTCTCTCCCCCCGCGGCCTAAAGGTTGCTGAGGATGGTGTCAGACGAGTCCTCAAACACTACGGTGTGGTCACCAAACTCGAGGTGAACGCATCAACCGGGTCTCGCCTAATGAGGTCCCTTGGACGGACATCCGCAATCTATTCACCCGAGAACGGGTTGTTCGAACCGCTCGTCAACGTCGGCGATAAGGTAGAGGAAGGTCAAGCGGCAGGGAACATCTACTTCTATGACAACCCGCTGCGTGAGCCCCTGAGGCTTCGCTTTCCCGCAAGTGGGGTGGTCAGTTGCCGACGCTTTCCCACTCTCACCGCGCGAGGTGACTGCCTGTACAACCTGATGTCCGATCTGAATGACTCTTGACGTCGGACATTGACCTCCCGCGCATCGGCAATTCAGCAAGTCGACGTGAAGGCACAGCCGAGCCGGTTGATGATAGCCGGTCGTGGGATAGTTGGAGTGGGACTAGGGCAGGAATTCATACCCTCAATGGGTATTTTTCGAATACCAGATCTGCATCTTCCACGGGCAGCATGGCTCTTTCCAGATTTCCCATTTTTCGGCACGCTGATGACGAACAGGGAGACAGAGCCATGCCACATCCTCTTCGGACACTTGCATTTGCAACTTCGATGATCGTCCTTGCCGGGGTATCGACTTCCCCTTCCAGGGCCCAATCCCTTGTTCCCGATCTCGAGCAACAGATCCGCTCCAGGGCGGCACAGATTGAGGACAAACTGATCGCCTGGCGACGTGACATTCATCAGAACCCGGAACTCGGGGAGCAGGAGACCCGGACGGCAGGTCTTGTGGCCGAGCATCTCTCAAAGCTCGGACTCGACGTAAGAACCGGCGTCGCACAGACAGGTGTAGTTGCCGTGCTCAAGGGAGCGAAGCCCGGCCCGGTTGTGGCGTTGCGAGCCGACATGGATGCCCTGCCTGTCAAAGAACCACAAGGCCTGCCCTTCGCCTCCATGGCAAAAGGCAAGTATCTCGGTCGTGATGTCGATGTCATGCATGCCTGTGGCCATGACGCGCACACGGCTATCCTGATGGCGGTGGCCGAAGTGCTTGCCGGCATGAAGGATCAGCTGCCTGGCACAGTAAAATTCATATTCCAGCCTGCCGAGGAGGGGCCGAGCCTCTATGCGGCCTTCACGGGCAAGGTCTGGGGTGCCAAGGCGATGATCAAGGAAGGCGTGCTGCAGAATCCAAAGCCGGATGCGGTCTTTGGGCTGCATGTCACGTCAGGGCTGCCAAGCGGCCGGATCGGCTACCGAGCGGGAGCGGCGAATGCGAGCGCGGATGAGCTGCGCATCAAGGTCACAGGAAAGCAAGGCCATGCAGGCTATCCATGGCGGGCGGTTGATCCGATCACGACAGCCTCTCAGATTGTGCTCGGTCTCCAGACGGTGGTCAGCCGCCGGACCGACCTGATGAAATCACCGACGGTCGTGAGCGTCTCGACCATCAATGGCGGCTCACGATTCAACATTGTTCCGGAAACGGTGGAGATGAGCGGCACGATCCGCACCTATGATGCCGGCGTACGGGCACAGGTTCATAACGATATCCGGCAAATTTCCGAGA from Microvirga sp. TS319 includes the following:
- a CDS encoding PLP-dependent aspartate aminotransferase family protein, which encodes MSDWTDCVISSEASRDGFASLGIPVYRASTIPFPDAKSYQARHERGEDGYSYGLSGTPTSRSLAQKITALQQGLRTFLVPSGQAAITVSILSFVQAGDRILIADTVYPPLRDFAERDLRRLGIDITFYDPMAPDGLERIICDKTRLIWAESPGSTTMEVQDMARLADIAHRHGALLACDNTWATPLYFKPLAHGADIVVEALTKYFSGHSDVLMGSITVRDQAAAAAIKGKLSRLGIGVSPDDCSLVLRGMETMPIRLQYSSDITKRLLSSIVEQPSVDRILYPALSTCPGHEIWKRDFKGASSVFGIVFTSDATPRVFAALDELKVFVIGASWGGTRSLVAPMPVKANRTAKPWNGEDLVLRVSIGVESFADLRDDLDRFFNYLNRRSIAAIQATQST
- the ehuB gene encoding ectoine/hydroxyectoine ABC transporter substrate-binding protein EhuB, with the protein product MLKMTRRVSIKASLAAAALMALGIGPAAHAESGAKDRLASGKVTIGIHNRAPWGFRSSTGEVAGYHPDLVKAALEPLGIKEINFVITEFGALIPGLNANRFDMIASGIAITPKRCQEVIFSEPDLAVGDGLIVKQGNPQNIHSYADFAKNSKLRLAGGRGTENTKNAIAAGVPEDQILQLHETTDLVSAVIGGRADAATLSAPSVVSFLQDKNVKGLERATPFTGLMKEDGRPAAMYTAIAFRSDDAALRDLFNERLAKLKADGTVRKIMETYGFTDAELAPDIKTADVCKG
- a CDS encoding amino acid ABC transporter permease, with product MSFADILVGIFEGFGVTASVTMWGMAYAVPFALVFGILQHFTRGPTRLAVTSVIEFWRSSPVIVLLFVFYYTLPTIGITLSGITVAAMALGLNIGGYGSQAVRAALQSLDPGQVEAGKALGLRRLHILILIELPQAFKAMTPTFINQFIQLIKGTALVSLITLTDMTFRAKEISQLQYDPVGTYTALLVAYFIVCYPATIFGRWVEKRVAISERNQGEI
- a CDS encoding amino acid ABC transporter permease, translated to MKFNLAFAIESLPLILSALWTTVWVTVASCAGAALLGFLWEIARRSSRPLSYVMRFVIDFIRSTPLLVQLYFLYFVLPFYGVTLPSFVVGIVGLSVYYSGYLAEVFKAGIDGIPVGQFEAAQSLGLKRLDIVAFVIAPQMLRNIAAPMGNYFVSVLKATPYLAIIAVPEMLGEAMEIASDTFRYAEPMLTVGVVFLVLAVAVAQLVRLMEMRLLKSARR
- a CDS encoding amino acid ABC transporter ATP-binding protein: MDAAVSPRSDVHGSEAAIEIIALNKWYGSFHVLKDVDLQVESGRQIVICGPSGSGKSTLIRCINQLERHQRGQIFIHGSEVDPNTWALHDLRRDVGMVFQHFNLFPHLTVLQNCTLAMRRARGMTRHEAEEIARHYLERVRIPEQIGKYPSQLSGGQQQRVAIARALCMRPKVMLFDEPTSALDPEMINEVLDVMTELASDGMTMLCVTHEMAFARKVADAIVFMDGGRIVEQASPSDFFTNPKNERTRTFLRQIL
- a CDS encoding succinylglutamate desuccinylase/aspartoacylase family protein; amino-acid sequence: MPTTSRIWTTVDFEQDGRQSDYLRLPFSSDISAYGWLPIPLLCIRNGSGPTILLTAGNHGDEYEGQIALIRLAQEIAPSDVNGRIIILPALNYPAVAAGRRVSPIDEGNLNRLFPGRSDGSPTEMLAHYIDDVLFPMADVVIDLHSGGRSLDYLPLALARPGLTAPNQRAVRELLAAFGAPVSVLTDGDGGGGSTTLYAAAEKRGIPALTTELGGGATLSPRGLKVAEDGVRRVLKHYGVVTKLEVNASTGSRLMRSLGRTSAIYSPENGLFEPLVNVGDKVEEGQAAGNIYFYDNPLREPLRLRFPASGVVSCRRFPTLTARGDCLYNLMSDLNDS